One Thermodesulfobium sp. 4217-1 genomic window, GCCGCATATTGCACCGCCCATGCCTAAAATTGTTGCAAATCTCTTGTCGAGCTTAAAATACTTTGTCCCAACAAAAAATATAGTTAAACAGGTTATCACAGAGATTACTGTAGCCTGCGTCAACGCAACAGGCCCAGCAGAGACAACAAGCGCGATAGGAAATGTAGCGCCAAGAAGGACTATACCAGTCTTAATATAGTATTCAACCCTAAAGCCATCGTCCAGCCAACGTGGGATGGGCAAAACGTTTGCAAGGAGAAGACCCAGAACAAGGGCAACTAACGGGGGCTCAAGGTTGAAATATTGTGCATATTTCCAGCCACCAATAGCAAAAATTATAATAGAAAAGATATAAAGAAGGGTAAAAGATGGTATAAATTTGGAAGGCTTAACCCCCATAATTGCTGTAGAAATGGTAAAAAAGATCAACCAAAATACATACTGCATAATATACTGAGGAGCGTTTGCTCCAAGGTGTGCAAAGATCTGACCTACATTGTCCCACTTTAGACCCCCTGGATTAATAGCAATTGCTTTTACAAAAGAACTCCCCGAAGTAAAAGCAAAATATGCAGCCAAAACAACAAAAAGCCCAAGCCAAATAGCCCACCAATCTTCTTTTAGGTAAAGATCGGTCCATCTTGATTTTGGCGGAGCACTTTGTACAACATCATCTTTACTGTTTGACATGTTGAGACCTCCATCTAGATTAAGTAATAATTTAATCGCTGCAACAAAAAACATACAAACCCGATCACTCTAACATCTGCATCTATTCTAAAGCGCATAAAACCAGAATAAATTCTATAATCCACCACCTCCTAAATTACAAACATAAGTCAATTAGATGTTTATAATAAGTATATTGTATATCTTATAAAATTGATAAGTCAAATATATTTATATAAATATAGTTATATGCCCAATATAGAAATGTAGGCTATTTGTTGAGTTATTTGACCATATATAAAGAAAGTTGATATACTCATAAGAAATTGATATGTACAAATCCCAATCTAAAATATAAACTTAAATTAAGACAATCAAAACCAAGGGGTGAACATTTTGTACGAGAAGATTTCTGTCAATTCTTTAGGCACTAAATGGCACGATCTATTTAATAGATACGCAGACGATCTTTATCCTGGGAGATACACTCTGGAGATGTGCAGAGATCTTGCAGATATTTATTCAGAGATAAATGAACTAAAGAACAAAAAAGATTCTGCAATACTCTCTCACAACTACCTTTATCCTGAGTTTCATGAAATTTCAGATAGCATAGGCGACTCCTTAGGGCTGAGTCTGTTCGTAAAAGAAAGACAGTGCAAAAGAGTGGATTTTCAGGGAGTTTTTTTTATGGGCTCAAACAGCAAGATTGTAGTAGGAGAAGAAAAAAGACTATTTGTGCCAGATAGACCAGAGAATTTAGGCTGCTCGCTTGTAGATTCAATCGACATATCGTATATAAAGAGGTGGAAAGAAAAATATGATGGCATCGTAATAAGCTACATTAATAGCGACATATATACGAAATCTTTAAGTGACTATATATGTACGTCTCGAAATGCTGACATGGTAATTATAAACGCTATAAAGAGATTCAACGGGAAAAGGATATTGATACTGCCAGATAGGAATCTGGGAAGGGTAATGAAGGCAAGGGCGATAGACATATTGCAGGGAGAAGGCATAGATGTAGATCCAGATATCATAGACGTCTATGACTTGGAAAAATCATATTGCCACGTACATGAGAAAATAGATCTAAACTATATCTTAAAAGCAATAGAAAAGCACCCAGAAAGCGACTTCTTAATACACCCTGAGTCTAGTTGCAGTTTTGACCTATACAATATGACAAAAAA contains:
- a CDS encoding putative sulfate exporter family transporter; this translates as MSNSKDDVVQSAPPKSRWTDLYLKEDWWAIWLGLFVVLAAYFAFTSGSSFVKAIAINPGGLKWDNVGQIFAHLGANAPQYIMQYVFWLIFFTISTAIMGVKPSKFIPSFTLLYIFSIIIFAIGGWKYAQYFNLEPPLVALVLGLLLANVLPIPRWLDDGFRVEYYIKTGIVLLGATFPIALVVSAGPVALTQATVISVITCLTIFFVGTKYFKLDKRFATILGMGGAICGVSAAMAGASAVGAKKEHLYSTVTLVVIAALIMIIVLPFVSKALGLPAGVAGAWIGTSEFADAAGFAAAVSYGHMVGNETSALHAFTLMKVIGRDMWIGIWSFVFALIACMKWEKEECGVAPSPMEIWWRFPKFVIGFFVASIIMTLVTSGYSAAEFAKNVNPNLIAPISSLRTWTFIFCFASIGLTTRFKDLKSVGWAATAAFSIGVVVNVFLGWFMSTQVFYGFWSVLK
- a CDS encoding quinolinate synthase; amino-acid sequence: MYEKISVNSLGTKWHDLFNRYADDLYPGRYTLEMCRDLADIYSEINELKNKKDSAILSHNYLYPEFHEISDSIGDSLGLSLFVKERQCKRVDFQGVFFMGSNSKIVVGEEKRLFVPDRPENLGCSLVDSIDISYIKRWKEKYDGIVISYINSDIYTKSLSDYICTSRNADMVIINAIKRFNGKRILILPDRNLGRVMKARAIDILQGEGIDVDPDIIDVYDLEKSYCHVHEKIDLNYILKAIEKHPESDFLIHPESSCSFDLYNMTKKDKNLQKRVYIVSTEQMISSAKNSSAKNFVVGTEKGMIYRLRKEVPEKGFLPIDFAECEYMKANTFEKLLESLKDDKYEILISDTEETEIKENVIYLPQKIAEKARIAIMRMLEIK